Proteins from a genomic interval of Lacticaseibacillus pabuli:
- the mutY gene encoding A/G-specific adenine glycosylase, whose translation MDWSADKIEAFRKTLLAWYDQEGRALPWRVDHDPYHVMVSEIMLQQTQVETVKPYYARFLKQFPTAAALADAPEALVLKAWEGLGYYSRARNLQRAAQQITQEHGGVWPQTADELVKLAGIGPYTAGAIASIAFNQPEPAIDGNAFRVFARLFCIEDDITLPKTRRVFDTLIRQLIDPDRPGDFNQAIMDLGSTYMRAKDPDAAHSPVAAFDASLAANRVLDFPVKTKKKPPVVVPYYALVIYSDQGYLLVKRPKTGMLANMWMFPLIKRTDLTADTLDDARATAAKMIGHAVYLTAAGTQVVKHTFTHQQWQLTLLTAEASAFDVTDFGGRWVQAANFDELALPTVQKKLIRVAIK comes from the coding sequence ATGGATTGGTCTGCAGATAAGATAGAGGCATTTCGCAAGACACTACTGGCTTGGTACGACCAAGAAGGCCGCGCTTTACCATGGCGTGTGGATCATGACCCGTATCACGTGATGGTCAGCGAAATCATGTTGCAACAGACCCAAGTTGAGACGGTGAAGCCCTATTACGCGCGGTTCTTGAAACAGTTCCCGACGGCTGCCGCGCTGGCTGATGCGCCCGAAGCGCTTGTCTTGAAGGCCTGGGAAGGCTTAGGCTATTATTCGCGCGCCCGTAACCTGCAGCGAGCGGCGCAACAAATTACCCAAGAGCACGGCGGTGTTTGGCCACAGACGGCTGATGAACTCGTTAAGCTCGCTGGTATCGGTCCGTACACGGCAGGGGCGATTGCTAGCATCGCGTTCAACCAGCCTGAACCGGCCATTGATGGGAATGCGTTCCGTGTGTTTGCACGCTTGTTCTGTATTGAAGATGATATTACCTTGCCTAAAACGCGGCGGGTGTTTGATACCCTGATTCGGCAGCTCATTGACCCAGACCGCCCCGGTGACTTTAACCAGGCCATCATGGATTTGGGGTCGACGTACATGCGCGCCAAGGACCCGGATGCGGCGCATTCACCCGTCGCGGCGTTTGATGCATCGCTCGCTGCCAATCGCGTGCTCGACTTTCCAGTTAAGACGAAGAAGAAGCCGCCCGTTGTGGTGCCGTATTACGCGCTCGTGATATACAGCGACCAGGGGTACTTGCTAGTGAAGCGGCCGAAGACAGGAATGCTGGCGAACATGTGGATGTTTCCATTAATTAAGCGGACGGATCTGACGGCGGACACACTGGACGATGCGCGCGCAACTGCGGCGAAAATGATTGGTCATGCGGTGTATCTGACTGCCGCGGGGACGCAGGTTGTTAAGCACACGTTCACGCACCAGCAGTGGCAATTGACGCTGCTCACGGCGGAGGCCTCTGCGTTTGACGTCACTGACTTCGGTGGCCGCTGGGTGCAGGCTGCTAACTTTGATGAGCTGGCATTACCAACCGTGCAGAAAAAATTAATTCGCGTTGCCATTAAATAG
- a CDS encoding sugar O-acetyltransferase, whose translation MVKTQREIMTAGDAYQQFDPELIARRKFIRKQLLTINQLDDNAQRNQKLQDLMADTGADFFAETGIEFDYGFNIHIGDHFYANYHLTLLDTCPITFGTHCYVGPDCGFYTPVHPLSARLRDADVEMGKPITVGNSVWFGGHVTVLPGVTLGDRVVVGAGSVVTKSFGPDVVIAGNPARIIRRLDADGNVIKTK comes from the coding sequence ATAGTGAAAACACAAAGAGAAATTATGACAGCCGGCGATGCATATCAACAGTTTGATCCTGAGTTGATTGCTCGCCGCAAATTCATTCGTAAACAGTTACTAACCATCAACCAGCTGGACGACAACGCGCAGCGTAATCAAAAACTGCAAGACTTGATGGCTGATACGGGCGCTGATTTTTTCGCTGAAACGGGCATTGAATTTGATTATGGGTTCAACATCCACATTGGCGACCATTTCTACGCGAACTATCACCTGACGTTGCTCGACACGTGCCCGATTACTTTTGGGACACATTGTTATGTCGGCCCAGATTGTGGCTTTTACACCCCGGTTCATCCGCTATCCGCACGCCTGCGTGACGCGGATGTTGAAATGGGGAAGCCAATCACCGTTGGCAACAGCGTTTGGTTCGGTGGTCATGTGACTGTCCTGCCTGGCGTCACGCTCGGTGATCGGGTTGTCGTCGGTGCTGGATCTGTCGTGACCAAATCATTTGGCCCCGATGTGGTGATTGCAGGGAACCCTGCACGCATCATTCGGCGGCTGGACGCTGATGGAAACGTCATTAAGACGAAATAA
- a CDS encoding MarR family winged helix-turn-helix transcriptional regulator: MSTQNTDLLAQLQQLNRTMKQLRQLKNSHLALIDANSGQGQVLALLTKAQLISQKKLVAQLKMQPQSASELIKKLEKKGYVQRTRSQADGRAFDVSLTAAGTQAAQRLSGDEADHFDVLSDADKQELARLLTKLNASFDEEYTTAKDNFGVNIFGAKR; this comes from the coding sequence ATGAGCACACAAAATACCGATTTGTTGGCGCAACTACAACAGCTCAACCGCACGATGAAGCAGCTGCGTCAGCTGAAGAATAGTCACCTCGCACTAATTGATGCCAATAGTGGGCAGGGGCAGGTGCTGGCACTATTGACGAAGGCACAGCTGATTTCCCAGAAAAAATTAGTTGCGCAGTTAAAAATGCAGCCGCAATCCGCGTCAGAATTAATTAAGAAGCTCGAGAAGAAGGGCTATGTGCAGCGGACTCGTTCGCAGGCGGATGGCCGTGCCTTTGACGTTTCACTTACGGCGGCAGGTACGCAGGCCGCACAGAGATTGTCGGGGGATGAGGCGGATCACTTTGATGTGCTTTCCGATGCTGACAAGCAGGAACTTGCACGGTTGCTGACAAAGTTGAATGCTAGTTTTGATGAGGAATACACGACCGCTAAGGATAACTTTGGGGTGAATATTTTTGGTGCTAAGCGTTAA
- a CDS encoding DUF998 domain-containing protein, translated as MNTNRIKLGSLGLALGALVFWITEFITAAAWSHPAYSYTYDFISNLGVRGPSVLFGQTMISPLSWLMNLGFMSFGVLIFIGILNLPLTNNWRRWVLVGLAVALMIGGILVGYFHGSGEALIDGTGMYHSLGAFVAFTAGNCLMIALGRLKLDLLQSNRVRKLLVILGIIGLLGMFSYLGAIIFSADNHPLIIIGLIERTAVYPILIGSLMTGYQLRRESREAPHQV; from the coding sequence ATGAACACAAATCGCATTAAATTAGGCAGCTTAGGCCTCGCGCTTGGCGCACTGGTCTTCTGGATCACCGAATTCATCACGGCCGCGGCCTGGTCGCACCCCGCCTACAGTTACACCTACGACTTCATCAGCAATCTCGGTGTACGCGGCCCATCCGTACTCTTCGGTCAGACGATGATTTCACCGCTCAGCTGGCTGATGAATCTTGGCTTCATGAGTTTCGGAGTGCTCATTTTCATTGGCATCCTGAATTTGCCGCTCACAAACAACTGGCGGCGGTGGGTGTTAGTCGGCCTAGCTGTGGCCCTGATGATTGGTGGCATCTTGGTCGGTTACTTCCACGGCTCTGGTGAAGCACTAATTGACGGCACCGGCATGTACCACAGCCTGGGGGCATTCGTCGCCTTCACTGCCGGCAACTGCCTGATGATTGCACTCGGCAGGTTGAAACTAGACCTGTTGCAATCAAATCGAGTGCGGAAATTACTCGTCATTCTTGGCATCATTGGCCTACTGGGCATGTTTTCCTACCTGGGCGCAATCATCTTTTCCGCGGACAACCACCCACTCATCATTATCGGGTTAATTGAACGAACGGCCGTGTACCCGATCCTCATCGGTTCACTCATGACGGGCTACCAACTACGCCGCGAGTCACGGGAGGCCCCGCATCAGGTATAA
- a CDS encoding ADP-ribosylglycohydrolase family protein → MITRTQIKTFIEAGMLADAFGVPYEFRSRDSFTAATMIGHGTYDMPIGSWSDDSSLTLILMQTMLEDKQYATFMHHAEDYMMHGAFTPSGEMFDIGATTRKAVINFAEGAAPLDAGDRSEYANGNGGIMRVAPLAVTLRNEQDMTVRRTTIENWTKLTHAHERSLIGSFIYVELLRECLLGDNLTEALRTVQAELKRTNYAPSEVALFAPIFTPDFAKTPRADIASSGYVVDSLLAAVWLNSQADDYESLILNAVNLGSDTDTIAQLAAHLFAATHHNLVLPGKWLQQLIMPDDIQHLISQFAQAYAAR, encoded by the coding sequence ATGATAACTCGCACTCAAATCAAAACGTTCATCGAAGCCGGCATGCTCGCGGATGCGTTCGGTGTGCCCTACGAATTTAGAAGCCGTGACAGTTTTACCGCGGCGACAATGATTGGTCACGGGACCTATGATATGCCAATTGGTTCGTGGTCAGACGACTCTAGCCTGACCTTGATCCTCATGCAAACGATGCTGGAAGACAAGCAGTACGCCACCTTCATGCATCACGCCGAAGACTACATGATGCATGGGGCCTTCACCCCAAGCGGTGAGATGTTTGATATTGGCGCCACCACCCGCAAAGCCGTCATTAACTTTGCAGAAGGTGCTGCACCCTTAGACGCTGGCGATCGGTCTGAGTACGCAAACGGTAACGGCGGGATTATGCGCGTCGCACCGCTGGCAGTGACATTGCGCAACGAACAGGACATGACGGTACGCCGAACCACCATTGAAAACTGGACCAAGCTCACCCACGCACACGAACGGTCCCTCATTGGTAGCTTTATCTACGTTGAACTCCTGCGGGAATGCCTACTGGGTGACAACTTAACTGAAGCTTTGCGCACCGTGCAGGCTGAGCTAAAGCGAACCAACTACGCTCCGAGTGAAGTGGCACTGTTCGCCCCGATTTTCACCCCGGATTTTGCCAAAACGCCCCGTGCGGACATCGCCAGTTCCGGTTACGTCGTCGACTCACTACTCGCGGCGGTATGGCTCAACTCCCAAGCAGACGATTACGAGTCTCTGATACTGAATGCCGTTAATCTCGGAAGCGACACGGACACCATCGCACAGTTGGCCGCGCACCTCTTTGCCGCAACCCATCACAATCTGGTATTACCCGGCAAGTGGTTGCAGCAGCTCATCATGCCAGATGACATCCAGCATTTGATTAGCCAATTTGCGCAAGCCTACGCTGCACGATAA
- the tnpB gene encoding IS66 family insertion sequence element accessory protein TnpB (TnpB, as the term is used for proteins encoded by IS66 family insertion elements, is considered an accessory protein, since TnpC, encoded by a neighboring gene, is a DDE family transposase.), whose product MFLDLKRIAQVYLVCGRTDLRRGIDGLAGIVQEQYDLDPYCQNLYLFCGSKKDRFKALYWDGDGFVLLYKRYENGRLQWPMDQNAAKALTHQQLTRLLTGWSIESSIHSVNPPKKSYSNQQRSGKV is encoded by the coding sequence ATGTTTCTTGATCTTAAACGAATCGCTCAGGTCTATTTAGTCTGCGGTCGTACCGACTTGCGTCGAGGAATCGATGGTTTGGCTGGAATTGTTCAAGAACAATATGATCTAGATCCCTACTGTCAGAACCTATATCTATTTTGTGGTAGCAAGAAGGATCGATTTAAAGCTTTGTACTGGGACGGTGATGGATTTGTGTTGTTGTACAAGCGCTATGAGAACGGTCGTCTTCAGTGGCCAATGGATCAAAACGCCGCCAAGGCGCTGACCCATCAACAGTTAACCCGACTTCTAACGGGTTGGTCGATTGAATCTTCGATTCATTCAGTAAATCCACCAAAGAAGTCGTATTCAAATCAGCAAAGGAGTGGTAAAGTCTAA
- the tnpC gene encoding IS66 family transposase: protein MSEIATVDEHEEVLALRRKVDELETQLEWFRKQVFGQKSEHAKPMDVNQLSLFAQQVEQAQAVLSAAEQETHVKAYTRKKNKKSNEKLGREVETIEKTIDITDEQRKCAPGWKLVSIGRREMRTSATYVPAKVVKIIYYVRTYKKVRIDGEGDPEFLQAKLPNAVIPRSVATSSILAKVIHDKYELDVPLYRQLQDWKRIGLTVSETTLSNWMIDSAELLAPIYDRMHQCLIRQKFLQGDETPTQVLKENGRKATDKSYMWVARTVRKSATPMVYFKYDPHRSQSVAQELYANFSGVLQCDGYAGYNGLAIERVACMAHVRRKFYEAARVSKTLDTSIPLKLLDEMFGLEAQWQKLSPKARRKRRRSKLSPLMKRFWSWCDMCDALPKSNLGKAVAYAESMRPYVDRLMKYGEIDFSNNASERNMKSYVMGRKNFLFSTSPEGAHANAILMSIIETCKANAIDPMTYLTEVLDEMAQYPENRKFEYLGQYLPWNWKQS, encoded by the coding sequence ATGAGCGAAATAGCAACAGTTGATGAACACGAAGAAGTGCTTGCGTTAAGACGAAAAGTGGACGAGTTAGAAACTCAGCTTGAGTGGTTTAGAAAACAAGTATTCGGCCAAAAATCTGAGCATGCGAAACCTATGGATGTTAATCAGCTGTCTTTGTTTGCCCAACAGGTCGAACAAGCGCAAGCAGTCTTATCCGCCGCCGAACAGGAAACTCATGTCAAAGCCTATACTCGAAAGAAAAACAAGAAATCAAACGAGAAGCTTGGCCGCGAAGTCGAAACCATCGAGAAGACGATTGATATTACTGACGAGCAACGCAAGTGTGCGCCAGGTTGGAAGTTAGTTTCAATTGGGCGTCGTGAGATGCGTACTAGTGCAACTTATGTTCCAGCGAAAGTAGTCAAAATCATCTACTATGTCCGGACTTATAAGAAGGTTCGAATTGATGGTGAAGGAGATCCAGAGTTTCTTCAAGCAAAGTTGCCTAACGCTGTCATTCCGCGTAGCGTCGCCACGTCCTCGATTCTTGCCAAGGTGATTCATGATAAGTATGAACTTGATGTACCATTGTATCGCCAACTTCAAGACTGGAAACGCATCGGGTTGACGGTAAGCGAAACGACGTTGAGCAATTGGATGATCGATAGTGCGGAATTGTTAGCGCCGATCTATGATCGGATGCATCAATGTCTGATTCGACAGAAGTTTCTTCAAGGAGATGAAACGCCAACTCAAGTTCTTAAAGAGAATGGCCGTAAGGCAACTGATAAGTCATACATGTGGGTTGCCCGAACAGTGCGCAAGAGCGCCACACCGATGGTGTACTTCAAGTATGATCCACATCGCAGTCAAAGCGTTGCCCAAGAACTGTACGCAAACTTTAGTGGTGTCCTTCAGTGCGATGGGTATGCCGGCTACAATGGCTTGGCAATAGAACGCGTTGCCTGCATGGCCCATGTGCGTCGGAAGTTCTATGAAGCAGCGCGTGTCTCGAAGACGCTAGATACCAGTATTCCATTGAAGTTACTTGATGAGATGTTTGGGCTTGAAGCACAATGGCAAAAGCTGTCACCAAAAGCTCGTCGAAAGCGTCGTCGGAGCAAGCTTTCCCCGTTGATGAAACGGTTCTGGTCTTGGTGTGATATGTGCGATGCCTTACCAAAGAGCAATCTAGGTAAAGCTGTTGCCTACGCAGAGAGCATGCGGCCATACGTTGATCGGCTTATGAAATATGGTGAGATTGACTTCAGCAATAACGCTTCGGAACGCAACATGAAAAGTTATGTCATGGGTCGAAAGAACTTCTTGTTCAGTACCAGCCCGGAGGGAGCGCATGCGAATGCAATTTTGATGAGTATCATCGAAACGTGCAAAGCCAACGCAATTGATCCGATGACTTATCTTACGGAAGTTCTGGATGAAATGGCGCAATATCCCGAGAATCGAAAATTCGAATATCTGGGGCAGTATTTGCCATGGAATTGGAAGCAGTCATAA
- a CDS encoding BCCT family transporter, whose protein sequence is MPTVALFAIVSVALILGGSQLKTILSSMMDGITNHLSWLYLGIYIINLVFFMYIALSHFGNIKLGSAKDKPQYSTFQWGSMVFATAIDASILMLSMVDPLRYVQHPLFGAKAMSPQNYQNAHMLGQFDWGPMAWMMFASAAVIIAYMMYVKHVRVLKLSDAMPMLQGKQLHKRMLRQVIDFLVVFGIMGGIGSSVGMEIPVLAKIIAQLTGIGDTIWLKLAMFALLFLIFGLTMLKGIKGGIDKLSAAHIWTAIGFLVFVLLVGPTGNILRSEGHSLILLVQRFASMSTGLTTAAGHGIDPVKSETVFYWGWWLTYMPFMGLFIARISKGRTIRQVILGMLGFGALGCMSFYAILGGYSLFLQQSGTVNLIHTLNTQGQAAAIAQVLTTLPLKYVMLVVYAASCFIFLSTTISSSAYIVSTFTSSKLEPNEQPSLFNRLVWMAIFMVFAFGIVFVGGFKTVQAICSVAGFPLIFVSALLIVSTWQLLVKDQSAQVVQVDIMSKPRLSVPTRMIHDSIHN, encoded by the coding sequence GTGCCAACCGTAGCATTGTTTGCCATTGTGTCTGTGGCCCTGATTCTAGGCGGCTCACAGCTCAAGACCATCTTAAGCAGCATGATGGATGGCATTACGAATCACCTCAGTTGGTTGTATCTCGGAATTTATATCATAAACTTGGTATTCTTTATGTATATTGCTCTGAGTCACTTTGGCAATATCAAGTTAGGGTCAGCAAAGGATAAACCCCAATACAGTACCTTCCAGTGGGGGAGCATGGTTTTCGCAACGGCCATCGATGCCAGCATCTTGATGCTCAGCATGGTTGATCCGCTGCGGTACGTCCAGCACCCATTGTTTGGTGCCAAGGCCATGTCACCACAGAACTACCAGAACGCTCACATGCTGGGCCAGTTCGACTGGGGTCCCATGGCATGGATGATGTTTGCATCTGCGGCCGTCATCATCGCCTACATGATGTACGTCAAACATGTTCGCGTGCTCAAGTTGAGTGACGCGATGCCAATGCTTCAGGGCAAGCAGCTGCATAAGCGCATGTTGCGTCAGGTAATCGACTTCCTGGTTGTCTTCGGTATCATGGGTGGGATTGGTTCTAGTGTCGGCATGGAAATCCCTGTCCTCGCTAAAATCATTGCCCAGCTGACCGGTATTGGCGACACCATCTGGTTGAAACTGGCGATGTTCGCCTTACTCTTCCTGATCTTCGGTCTCACGATGCTCAAGGGGATTAAGGGTGGTATCGATAAGCTCAGTGCGGCGCATATCTGGACCGCGATTGGCTTCTTGGTCTTCGTATTGCTTGTCGGCCCAACCGGCAACATTCTCCGTTCTGAAGGTCACAGTTTGATTCTGTTGGTCCAGCGCTTTGCTTCTATGAGTACTGGTTTGACAACAGCTGCTGGTCATGGCATTGACCCTGTGAAGTCCGAAACGGTCTTCTACTGGGGCTGGTGGTTGACCTACATGCCATTTATGGGGCTGTTCATCGCCCGGATTTCCAAGGGCCGCACCATTCGTCAGGTCATCTTGGGGATGCTCGGCTTCGGTGCTTTAGGTTGCATGAGCTTCTACGCCATTCTTGGTGGCTACTCACTGTTCCTGCAGCAGAGTGGTACCGTTAACTTGATTCACACACTGAACACGCAGGGGCAGGCTGCCGCAATTGCGCAGGTCCTGACAACCTTGCCATTGAAGTATGTGATGCTCGTGGTCTACGCGGCATCGTGCTTTATCTTCCTCTCCACCACGATTTCCAGTTCAGCTTACATCGTCTCCACGTTCACGAGTTCCAAATTGGAACCTAACGAACAGCCAAGCTTGTTCAATCGTTTGGTCTGGATGGCTATCTTCATGGTCTTCGCGTTCGGGATTGTGTTCGTCGGTGGGTTCAAGACTGTGCAGGCAATCTGTTCAGTCGCTGGATTCCCATTGATCTTTGTTTCGGCGCTGCTCATTGTTTCGACATGGCAGCTGTTGGTCAAGGATCAGTCCGCACAGGTTGTGCAAGTCGATATCATGTCCAAGCCACGCCTCAGCGTGCCAACCCGGATGATTCACGATTCGATTCATAACTAA
- a CDS encoding DUF2075 domain-containing protein: MADLTPIVQKVSYSENGLDQLKLVSDERRKNLLLDYPTVYLITAEGTGKNALMLYVGETNDIQHRTLQHLDTDPRNHEEWQEISAGKNGELVVIGHPHFNKSMTLDIENQFMLYLSGSETTYRLMNLRTNAQGMYYPKSEKNHIFSQIWRKLHRMNSDVFPVEREIQDSALFKASPFHTLTPDQRNASDWILGRIEQALKDNQMGQLIVVTGEAGSGKTVLLSSLFYQLMTTINHEGQPQDFVQKDDRLDARLMVNHDQQVRVYQQIMAKLGLYSKSGDQVGKPTHYIQSVTTDKPFDVVLVDEAHLLYTQGKQSYKGKNQLDDLLKRSRVVIAVLDPHQMLATNGYRSPEQFKALTDRAAKAHNLIPLKNQLRMQADDDTLQWLNDFIFAHKINQLPRQDSKGYDLRIFTNPAQMARAIQRKAKDEEHGLSRILATFDWQYVNNKHPDDDPEKLWEVRIGSWSMPWNLQLPADSKRQARRNSALAWAEQPQTVDEVGSTFTIQGLDLNYAGVILGPSVGYENGRVVSRPENSANHNATQKRSFDDKKISVALTLLQNEVNVLMTRGVHGLYIYAVDPQLRQALLAAQQSPLQNVAEKPEKYE; the protein is encoded by the coding sequence ATGGCAGATTTAACTCCAATCGTTCAGAAAGTATCTTACAGTGAAAATGGACTCGATCAACTCAAGCTGGTCAGTGATGAACGGAGAAAAAATCTGCTCTTAGATTACCCGACCGTGTACCTCATTACGGCTGAAGGTACTGGTAAAAATGCGCTCATGCTTTATGTCGGTGAGACAAATGATATTCAGCACAGAACCTTGCAACATTTGGACACTGATCCACGCAACCATGAAGAGTGGCAAGAAATTTCTGCGGGCAAAAATGGCGAGCTAGTTGTGATTGGTCATCCGCACTTTAACAAGTCAATGACGCTCGATATCGAAAATCAATTCATGCTGTATCTTTCGGGTTCGGAAACCACGTATCGTTTGATGAATTTACGTACAAACGCGCAGGGGATGTATTATCCTAAGTCCGAAAAAAACCATATCTTCAGTCAAATTTGGCGCAAGCTACACAGAATGAATAGTGATGTCTTCCCCGTTGAACGAGAAATTCAGGACTCTGCACTATTCAAAGCATCGCCTTTCCATACTTTGACGCCAGATCAGCGGAATGCAAGCGATTGGATTTTGGGCCGTATTGAACAGGCACTAAAGGACAATCAAATGGGCCAGCTCATTGTCGTAACCGGTGAGGCGGGTTCCGGCAAAACGGTTTTACTCAGCTCCTTATTTTATCAGCTGATGACGACAATCAACCATGAGGGTCAACCACAAGACTTTGTGCAGAAGGATGACCGGCTGGATGCCCGGTTAATGGTGAACCATGACCAACAAGTGCGTGTTTACCAGCAAATCATGGCGAAGTTAGGTTTATACAGCAAGTCCGGCGATCAGGTTGGTAAGCCCACCCATTACATTCAAAGTGTGACCACGGATAAGCCTTTCGATGTGGTACTCGTTGATGAAGCGCATTTACTGTACACACAGGGTAAGCAGTCCTACAAGGGGAAGAATCAGCTTGACGACTTATTAAAACGGTCGCGTGTTGTGATTGCCGTTTTGGACCCCCATCAAATGTTGGCGACAAATGGATACCGTTCACCAGAACAGTTTAAGGCGCTCACAGATCGAGCGGCTAAAGCCCACAACTTAATACCGCTAAAAAATCAATTACGGATGCAGGCTGACGATGACACGCTTCAGTGGTTGAATGATTTCATTTTTGCGCACAAAATTAATCAGTTACCTCGCCAAGATTCGAAAGGGTACGACCTACGAATCTTCACTAACCCCGCGCAAATGGCCCGTGCCATTCAGCGTAAAGCAAAAGATGAGGAGCACGGACTTTCTAGGATCCTGGCAACTTTTGACTGGCAATATGTCAACAATAAGCACCCAGATGATGATCCAGAGAAGTTGTGGGAGGTTCGTATCGGTAGTTGGTCAATGCCGTGGAATCTACAATTACCAGCAGACAGTAAACGGCAGGCGCGACGTAACTCAGCATTAGCGTGGGCTGAACAGCCACAAACCGTGGATGAAGTGGGTTCAACGTTTACCATTCAGGGATTGGATTTGAATTATGCCGGTGTTATCCTCGGACCGTCTGTTGGGTACGAAAACGGCCGCGTTGTTTCTCGCCCAGAAAACAGTGCGAACCACAACGCAACCCAAAAGCGCAGTTTTGATGATAAG
- a CDS encoding SDR family oxidoreductase: protein MKVFITGGTGFVGTAVIKHLIAHGHDVLALARSDRSAQRVRDLGATPFAGSLTDTDRLRLGALQSNAVLHLAYNNNMRQARQAAQTDRNAITAMADALVGTNRPFIMASGVTGIFGKHQSGNELETPATNFITGMRVRSEKLALSYVPRGVKAMVIRLAPFVHGPNDHGFTSRYVQAAQRYQSAMYIGSGRNTWPAVHRDDAASLFVAALEKGQAGAIYHAVAEGTTAKSIAITVSQHLDLPLTRINMLTGLHRLGILAYIFTLDTPANSTWTQQHLGWHPTHPSLINDINAGTYDN, encoded by the coding sequence ATGAAAGTATTCATCACCGGTGGCACTGGCTTTGTTGGCACTGCTGTCATTAAACACCTCATCGCACACGGTCACGATGTCCTAGCGCTCGCCCGTTCTGATCGTTCAGCCCAACGTGTTAGAGACCTAGGGGCTACGCCATTCGCAGGTTCACTGACTGACACGGACAGATTACGACTCGGCGCCCTGCAGAGTAACGCCGTGTTGCACCTGGCTTACAACAACAATATGCGTCAGGCGAGACAGGCTGCCCAAACCGACCGGAATGCCATCACCGCAATGGCCGACGCGCTCGTTGGCACCAACCGACCATTCATTATGGCCAGTGGTGTCACCGGCATCTTTGGCAAACATCAGTCGGGCAATGAGCTTGAAACGCCAGCCACCAACTTCATCACCGGCATGCGGGTCCGCTCCGAAAAGCTGGCACTCTCATATGTTCCGCGTGGTGTGAAGGCAATGGTGATTCGCCTGGCGCCTTTTGTCCATGGGCCGAACGACCATGGATTTACAAGTCGTTATGTACAGGCAGCTCAGCGCTATCAATCCGCAATGTACATTGGCAGCGGACGCAATACATGGCCCGCTGTGCACCGCGACGACGCGGCTTCATTATTTGTCGCGGCGTTAGAAAAAGGACAAGCTGGTGCAATTTACCACGCAGTCGCTGAGGGCACAACCGCAAAATCAATCGCCATCACAGTTAGTCAGCACTTGGACCTACCACTTACACGAATTAACATGTTGACGGGCCTGCACCGGCTGGGGATCCTCGCCTACATTTTTACACTGGATACCCCTGCAAACAGCACCTGGACGCAACAACATCTGGGATGGCACCCAACACACCCCAGCCTGATTAACGATATTAACGCAGGTACCTACGACAATTGA